The genomic stretch ACGTCGCGATACCGATCCAGAGGGTCGAACAGATGGTCGAGTTCTATCGGGCGTTGGGGTTCCGCGTGAGCGAGGTCGGCCAAGGGATCTCCGTCCACTTCGGCCACCAGAAGATCAACTTCCACGTTCCGGCGCGGTGGCAGAACGAGAACTTCACGCTCCGGGCAGCCGAAGCGATCCCGCCGTGTGGTGACTTCTGCTGGGTGTGGGAAGGCACCTCGGAAGCGCTTCGCAGCGTCCTTCAAGCAGCCGAGGCCGAGATCGTAGCAGAGGGCGAGCGGCGGGGCGGCCGTGATGGTGGAAGCGCGATCGGTGAGAGCGTCTACGTCCGTGATCCTGACGGCAATCTGCTCGAATTCATCAGCTATGCCTAGAGAACCGCTGCGGGAAACGCGCGGTATGCTGACCCGGGTCTTCTCCGTTGCTTGCGCCGCCACACGCCATTTCGGATGTTGAGTGGATGTGACCCTCAGCAAGGACATTCGGATGTCCGACCCGAGCGACTGTCTGAGCGCCGCCTTGCGCGGCCGCACCCGCGTCGAGGCGAAGTGATGCCAAAGAATCGCGGACTCGATCGTAGAGCGTTCCTGCGGAACGCAGGAGGAACCGCACTCCTGGGCGCTGTGGGCGTCAAGCCCGCCATGGCGGGTGACGTCACCGAGGCTCTGCCGACCCCCAGACGTCAGGTCTTCGACTTCGACGAGATCTACAGCCGAGTCGGGACGGACAGCACCAAGTGGGACGGCGCGATCGCGACGTACGGTCAGGGCATCGAGGTCGGCATGGGCGTTGCCGACATGGACTTTCGCACCGCGCCCTGCATCACGCGAGCTCTCGCCGAGCGCTGCGAGCACGAGAACTGGGGTTACCTGAGAAGGCCCACTAGGTATGTCGAGGCCGTGGTCGACTGGAACCGACAGCGCTACGGACTCGACATCGATCCCGAGACGGTCGTGTGGACGGCAGGCGTGCATCCCGCCCTCGTCGCGGGGTTGCACACGTTCTCGCCGCCGGGCACGAAGGTCCTCCTGACAACGCCGACGTACAACGGTTTCTACACCGACCTGCGCTTCACGCGGACCGTGGCCGAGGACTGTGAGATGAAGCTGGTCGACGGACGGTATTCGATCGACTTCGAGGACTTCGAGCTGCGCGCAGCCCGCGCCAACGTCTTCATCCTCTGTAACCCTCAGAACCCTACGGGCAACTGCTGGTCGCCCGAGGAGCTGACGCGGATGGGTGAGATTTGTCTCCGGCACCGGGTCGTCGTCTTTGCCGACGAGATCCACTGTGACTTCGTCATGAGCGGGCAGACGTACACACCGTTCGCTAGCCTTCCGAACCTCGACATCGTCGACAACAGCGTCACGTTCAAGGCGGCGAGCAAGACGTTCAGCCTCGCAGGGATCAAGGTCGCCTGGTACTTCTCGACCAACCCGGACCTTCTGGAGCGAATGAAGGCCAACACCCGGGCGGACCTCACGACCCTGGGCTTGGTTGCCAACCACGCCGGCCTCACGGAGGGCGAGCCATGGCTCGATCAGTTGCGCGTCTACATCGACGGCAATCATGACTTCGTGGAGTCCTATATCAGGGATCGCGTGCCGCTCTTGAAGTACACGAAGGCGCAGGGCACGTACCTCGCCTGGCTCGACGTAGCCGGAGTCGTCGACAGAATCGGGGCGAAGCAGATCGCGGCAAAGGAAAGCGAGACGTCCGTCAACCCGGTCACGCCGGAGAAGATCGTTCAGCGCTGGCTCGCCGAGAACGCGGGTGTCTACCTGAATCCCGGATCGGACTACGGTACGGGCGGGGCGGACCACATGCGCATGAACGTCGGCACGTCCAGACGCCTCATCGAGCGCGCGCTCGACAATATGGCTGCTGCGTTGGCGCGCGTCTGACGGCTTTTTTTTGGGTGCGGAGGACTACGCGGCCCGTCAGGCTACCTCGATCGTCCGGTGGAAGAGCTCGTTGTTCTCCCAGCGAGTCCTCTTCATGTCGAGGTGCTCCGGCTGAGTGCGCCCCACGGTGTCCGTGGCCCGCGACACCAGCGTATGCTCTCCGGCCGGCAACTCCGGCATCTCGAGCGTGAAGAACGTCCAGCTGTGGGGATCGCTCGGGCGGTCTAGCTCGGCCGTGCTCCAGGCGCCGTCGTCTACGCGCACCTCGACCCGATCCAGCGGAGTGCCGTCGCTCCAGGCCACGCCGAAGATCGTGAATCGGCTGCCGCTCCGAGTTACGCGGGCGATCGCGGATTTGGGCCGCTGGCGTGTGACCGACGTCTCGATCCACTCCGTCCGACCGTCCACCTCGCGCCCCATGAGCGTGACGTAGTCCTTGGCCATGAAGCGGGTCATCAGGCGGTCTGCGCTCAATTCGATCTTGTTCAACCACTTGACCTGACTGATCCCGTACCAGCCGGGGACGATCAGCCGCACCGGGAAGCCATGAACCACCCGCAGAGGCTCCCCATTCATCTCATACGCGAGGATCGGATTCGTATCTCTGATCTGATCCATCGACATCGACCGAGCGAAATTCTGCTCGTATTCGTTTCCCCGGATTTCTTCCGTTCCCGAGTCCGCCGCCCAGAAATGGACCTCCTTCGCGTCGTCCGCCGGCCCCAATTCCTCGAGAAGCGGCAAGAGCTCGGTACCCGTCCATGTGGCGTTCCCCACCATGCCGTGGAACAGCCGGGCCGAGTTTCCGCTGCACTCGAAGACCGTCGTGCGTTCCACACGGGGTCGGGACTTGAGCTGGTCGAGCGTAAGCGTCAGCGGCCGCTGAACTAGCCCGGTCAATCCGAGCCGATACGTCGAGGCGTTCAATTCGGGGTAGCCGTAGTGCGCCACCGCGAAGAAGTCGTCGACCGGTGTCGTCCACGACGTCAGGTTGCGTAGATCCTGCGCGACGCGGAGTCCACTCCCGTCGGATCCGCGGTGGGTGGAGAAGGTCTCTGGAACGTCCGTGAACGGGACGATCGCTTCCTGAGCGAACCAGGACGCCGGCCAACCACGTACCGGGGTTACCGCCAGGCCGACGGTGACGATGCCCAGCTGGCTCAGGAGGTCTCGGCGAGTCATGAAACCGTCGAGCGTGGTCGACGAGCTGCATTCTTTCATCGGAGTCCCCGCGGAAAGGAGAAGTGCCCTGGGTAGGATGGGGAACCGGTCTCGACGAACGCAAGGGCAGCCCGACGGCAGTGCCCGACAGCAGCCCGGAGCTAGGCGGAGGAGCGGGATGTTCTCCCTGACAACGGGCCGGGAAACAAACCGGGCCCCTTCCTCGTCTGAGGGTGTATATATATCAATGACGACTAGGACGCCGGAGCACTGCGGATGATCATCGAAGCACTGAGTTGGTACGTCGAAAGCCTCTCCGCTTTCTGGGTCAGCCTAGCCGGTGGCGGACTCGTCAAGCTGATCCTGATCTTGTGTTTCATCTACTGGATCTGCTGCCGCCGGGGGCGCTGCGGTCGCCATCGCTGTCATGGCGGGTGCTCGCACTGCGGGTGCTGGTGTGGTGGCTGCGCGTGCGGGGCGGGTGAAGACGGTGAAGACGGTGCGGAGGAGGAAGTGGACGGAGAGGCGGCAGCGGAGGTTTAGGGCTACCCGCCCGACGCCACAGCGCCGTTCACCCCCACACGGTAGACGCGGTATTGGCCGGCACGGTCGATGTGTGTGGCACGAACCGCTCGATCGTGACGAAACGCTCTTGCGCGCGGGCGGCGAACGGGAGCGTTGCCAGCGCCATGACGGCGACCAGCCCAGCCTGTCGGATCTGCATGATGGGGCTCTCCCGGAAGGTGAATCCA from Gemmatimonadota bacterium encodes the following:
- a CDS encoding aminotransferase class I/II-fold pyridoxal phosphate-dependent enzyme, whose product is MPKNRGLDRRAFLRNAGGTALLGAVGVKPAMAGDVTEALPTPRRQVFDFDEIYSRVGTDSTKWDGAIATYGQGIEVGMGVADMDFRTAPCITRALAERCEHENWGYLRRPTRYVEAVVDWNRQRYGLDIDPETVVWTAGVHPALVAGLHTFSPPGTKVLLTTPTYNGFYTDLRFTRTVAEDCEMKLVDGRYSIDFEDFELRAARANVFILCNPQNPTGNCWSPEELTRMGEICLRHRVVVFADEIHCDFVMSGQTYTPFASLPNLDIVDNSVTFKAASKTFSLAGIKVAWYFSTNPDLLERMKANTRADLTTLGLVANHAGLTEGEPWLDQLRVYIDGNHDFVESYIRDRVPLLKYTKAQGTYLAWLDVAGVVDRIGAKQIAAKESETSVNPVTPEKIVQRWLAENAGVYLNPGSDYGTGGADHMRMNVGTSRRLIERALDNMAAALARV
- a CDS encoding molybdopterin-dependent oxidoreductase; protein product: MTRRDLLSQLGIVTVGLAVTPVRGWPASWFAQEAIVPFTDVPETFSTHRGSDGSGLRVAQDLRNLTSWTTPVDDFFAVAHYGYPELNASTYRLGLTGLVQRPLTLTLDQLKSRPRVERTTVFECSGNSARLFHGMVGNATWTGTELLPLLEELGPADDAKEVHFWAADSGTEEIRGNEYEQNFARSMSMDQIRDTNPILAYEMNGEPLRVVHGFPVRLIVPGWYGISQVKWLNKIELSADRLMTRFMAKDYVTLMGREVDGRTEWIETSVTRQRPKSAIARVTRSGSRFTIFGVAWSDGTPLDRVEVRVDDGAWSTAELDRPSDPHSWTFFTLEMPELPAGEHTLVSRATDTVGRTQPEHLDMKRTRWENNELFHRTIEVA